A segment of the Asinibacterium sp. OR53 genome:
TTTTTTATCGGCGCGCATTTCACTGGTAAAGACCTGTATACCATTCAGATGCAAGGTATCAACGGCTTTGAGCAGGCTGTTCACCCGGCAAATATGGATGTGCTCCAGTGCACCGGCACTGCTTTTCATGGCTTCTTCGTTCAGGGCACCTACTCCTTTATCGGGAATGATGATGGCCTGTGCACCGCAACAAACTGCGCTTCGGGCTATGGCGCCGATATTGCGCACATCAGTCACCCCATCGAGCATTACGAACAAAGGCGCTTCTCCTTTCGATACCACATGGTCTATCACCTGTTGCAGATCGAGATAAGGCACCAATGCAACGAAAGCCAGCACGCCCTGGTGATTGGCACGGGTAAGACTGTTGAGCTTTTCTACCGGAACAGGCTGTATAGGTACCTGGCGTTCACGCGCCAGCTGCCTGATCTGGTTTACTATGTCGCCACCAGTATTTTTTTGCAGCAATATTTTATCGATGGCCCTTCCGGACTCGAGCGCTTCTATCAGGGGTTGCCGCCCTATGATCAGGGAACTTTGTTTAACAGCCATCTGCAAATGTATTATTTCAATCGTCCCTGAACCAACATCAATTTCACTTTTATAATAGCAGCCACACTCATCGAATCAGTGATCTCTCCTTTTTCAGCCATTTGATATACCTCTTCAAAGGGCATTTTACGTACCACCAGTTGTTCCGTTTCTTCCGGCTCAGCCTCCTGTTGTGTGAGGCCTGTTGCCAGGTAAATAATGGCTTTTTCATCACTCACAGAATTGGAGAGATGCATTTCCAGTAAGGGCTGCCAGTGTGCAGCCACCAGTCCTGTTTCTTCCAGCAACTCCCTCTTAGCCCCTTCCAGCGGGGCAACACCGCCGGCGATCAGGCTACCTCCTTCGGGAATTTCCCAACTATAGGCCTGTAAAGGGAAACGGTATTGTCCTACCAGGTAGGTGTTCATCCCTTCATCCAATACCATAATACCTACGGCCGTATTTTTAAAATGCACCTTACCGTAAATACCTTTCTTTCCGGCTGGATTCAGCACAT
Coding sequences within it:
- the rlmB gene encoding 23S rRNA (guanosine(2251)-2'-O)-methyltransferase RlmB, producing MAVKQSSLIIGRQPLIEALESGRAIDKILLQKNTGGDIVNQIRQLARERQVPIQPVPVEKLNSLTRANHQGVLAFVALVPYLDLQQVIDHVVSKGEAPLFVMLDGVTDVRNIGAIARSAVCCGAQAIIIPDKGVGALNEEAMKSSAGALEHIHICRVNSLLKAVDTLHLNGIQVFTSEMRADKKVFELHFPNPCCIIMGDEGRGVQAHLAKAADAFFTIPMATKFDSFNVSVATGIVLYEAMKQRIK
- a CDS encoding NUDIX hydrolase; the encoded protein is MENNPWKITGEKEVYQNPWIALTEYDVLNPAGKKGIYGKVHFKNTAVGIMVLDEGMNTYLVGQYRFPLQAYSWEIPEGGSLIAGGVAPLEGAKRELLEETGLVAAHWQPLLEMHLSNSVSDEKAIIYLATGLTQQEAEPEETEQLVVRKMPFEEVYQMAEKGEITDSMSVAAIIKVKLMLVQGRLK